In one Spirosoma rigui genomic region, the following are encoded:
- a CDS encoding ABC transporter substrate-binding protein, translating into MQKRNLLLLFCLVLATACSSSEQRDPATILEQSWPQIEAKGSHQSVTMMMWLGDPFINDYMNKYVKPEVKKRYGIDLQLSAGQGTQVVQTIVAEREAGQPSQIDMAWINGETFYQLRQVDGLLGPLTGKMPNARYVDLANPYISTDFQQPIGGMEAPWGNVQLAVIYDEKTVPKPPRSFADLPAYIKAHPGQLTIPNEFTGMTLLKSWMIALSGDPKLFTGAFREEVYTKWSGELWKQINALKPYMWKQGTTFPEQLSTLHQLFANGEVAFTFSDNDAEVDNKVNLGFFPKTARAYVPEPGTIRNSHYLGVIKGAQHPEAAMLVVNFLMSPEAQLKKMDPNVWGDYTVLNVDKLPADFRARFENLPTRRYAPRRATIEDRAFPEPAPEYMTRLFKDFRTYVIEAK; encoded by the coding sequence ATGCAAAAACGTAACCTGCTACTCCTTTTTTGTCTGGTTCTGGCAACGGCCTGCTCTTCTTCGGAGCAGCGTGACCCCGCCACTATTTTAGAACAGTCCTGGCCCCAGATCGAAGCGAAGGGTAGCCATCAGTCCGTAACGATGATGATGTGGCTTGGCGATCCGTTCATCAACGACTACATGAATAAATACGTTAAGCCGGAGGTAAAAAAGCGGTATGGTATCGACCTGCAACTGTCGGCGGGGCAGGGAACGCAGGTCGTTCAGACCATCGTAGCCGAACGCGAAGCCGGGCAGCCGAGCCAGATCGATATGGCCTGGATCAACGGCGAGACGTTTTATCAACTCCGGCAGGTCGACGGACTGCTGGGTCCGCTTACCGGTAAAATGCCGAATGCGCGGTATGTTGACCTAGCGAACCCGTACATTAGTACCGATTTCCAGCAGCCGATAGGCGGTATGGAGGCTCCCTGGGGCAATGTCCAGCTTGCGGTTATTTACGACGAAAAGACCGTACCGAAACCGCCCCGCTCGTTTGCTGACTTGCCGGCTTATATAAAAGCACACCCCGGCCAACTAACAATTCCAAACGAGTTTACGGGTATGACCCTGCTGAAATCGTGGATGATCGCCCTCTCCGGCGACCCGAAGCTGTTCACGGGGGCCTTCCGGGAGGAGGTATACACCAAATGGTCGGGCGAACTCTGGAAACAGATTAATGCCCTGAAACCGTATATGTGGAAGCAGGGAACCACCTTCCCCGAACAGCTCTCGACCCTGCATCAACTGTTCGCTAACGGCGAGGTGGCGTTTACCTTCTCCGATAACGATGCCGAAGTGGACAACAAGGTGAATCTGGGCTTCTTCCCGAAAACGGCCCGGGCGTATGTTCCCGAGCCGGGCACGATCCGGAATTCCCACTACCTGGGCGTCATCAAGGGCGCGCAGCATCCCGAAGCGGCCATGCTGGTCGTTAATTTTCTGATGTCGCCCGAAGCGCAGTTGAAAAAGATGGACCCGAACGTGTGGGGTGATTATACCGTGTTGAACGTCGACAAGCTGCCTGCCGACTTCCGGGCCAGATTTGAGAACCTACCCACGCGCCGGTACGCACCCAGGCGGGCAACGATCGAAGATCGGGCGTTTCCCGAGCCCGCGCCGGAGTACATGACACGGCTATTCAAGGATTTCAGAACGTACGTTATTGAAGCGAAATAG
- a CDS encoding ABC transporter permease subunit — translation MNRTILYLYALLVMGLPLAGLAQAVGYSVGVSGPLATGFTLRHWQQLPAETSLFVAVGFSLYVAVASVGVAALIALGLVLYRQRMLGYRPFPTLLYVPLLFPSLVVAFYLFQLLSGSGWLSRMAVALGLTSAPDDFPELIQDGAGLGIILAQVVLAFPFFTLLFQSVYADSRLDELRSLTRTLGASVGQFNRKVAAPILLRRTAPTLVLYGIAVLGAYDIPLLLGRNYPQMLSVFITTRLQRFDLADLPMGYLIGFLLTIVLMLVIYRTTKWTQRHAL, via the coding sequence ATGAACAGAACCATTTTGTACCTCTACGCACTACTTGTTATGGGCCTGCCACTGGCGGGGTTGGCCCAGGCAGTGGGTTATAGTGTGGGGGTGTCGGGGCCGCTGGCTACGGGCTTTACCCTGCGCCACTGGCAGCAGCTTCCGGCCGAAACATCCCTGTTTGTCGCCGTTGGCTTTAGCCTGTACGTAGCCGTAGCATCGGTAGGAGTGGCTGCACTGATTGCGCTGGGGCTGGTCTTATACCGGCAGCGAATGCTCGGATACCGTCCTTTCCCGACGCTGCTCTACGTGCCGTTGTTGTTTCCGTCACTCGTTGTCGCGTTTTACCTGTTTCAACTTCTGAGTGGTTCGGGCTGGCTCTCCCGAATGGCGGTAGCGCTGGGGCTGACCAGCGCGCCCGACGATTTTCCCGAACTGATTCAGGATGGGGCAGGGCTGGGGATCATCCTGGCGCAGGTTGTCCTGGCCTTCCCGTTTTTTACCCTGCTGTTCCAAAGCGTCTACGCCGATTCGCGCCTGGACGAGTTGCGGAGCCTGACCCGAACACTTGGGGCTTCGGTGGGGCAGTTCAACCGAAAAGTAGCCGCGCCTATTCTACTGCGCCGGACCGCACCTACGCTTGTGCTGTATGGTATTGCTGTACTGGGAGCGTATGATATACCGCTGCTGCTTGGTCGCAATTACCCGCAGATGCTCTCGGTGTTTATCACCACACGACTCCAGCGGTTCGACCTCGCCGACCTGCCCATGGGCTACCTGATCGGCTTTCTGCTGACAATTGTGCTGATGCTTGTCATCTATCGAACCACTAAATGGACCCAGCGTCATGCGCTCTAA
- a CDS encoding ABC transporter permease, giving the protein MRSNPWLAAFLLILFGLPLALLVLLALGQQWRFPDVLPPTYALDALARVFSAEGDLWQGLLLSLGLATTVSLVSTGLGFLVARAVARASHPDRWVTLSYLPYALPPVLLAVVIQPFIIRLHLSGTIAGVGLGLLLITVPFCTLFFRSFWGQQASQYEQLSRTLGCTPAQALWRVLLPLARPLLVTCLFQTFLLAWFDFGLTNYLSVGKVRTLTVQVYLLVGEANSRLAAVASLLLLLPPALLLWLNQRAIVRRIP; this is encoded by the coding sequence ATGCGCTCTAATCCCTGGCTGGCGGCCTTCCTGCTGATCCTGTTTGGCCTGCCATTGGCGTTGCTGGTACTGCTGGCGCTGGGGCAGCAGTGGCGCTTTCCGGATGTGCTGCCGCCGACTTACGCCCTCGATGCGCTGGCGCGGGTGTTCTCGGCTGAGGGCGACCTATGGCAGGGGTTACTGCTTAGTCTGGGCCTTGCCACGACCGTATCACTGGTGTCAACGGGTCTGGGATTTCTGGTTGCCCGGGCGGTAGCGCGTGCCAGCCACCCCGACCGCTGGGTGACGCTCAGTTACCTGCCCTACGCCCTGCCGCCCGTTTTGCTGGCCGTTGTGATTCAGCCATTCATTATCCGGTTGCACTTGTCGGGGACCATAGCTGGGGTAGGCCTGGGCCTGCTGCTCATTACAGTTCCGTTCTGTACGCTGTTCTTCCGCTCTTTCTGGGGGCAGCAGGCCAGCCAGTACGAACAGCTGAGCCGGACCCTTGGCTGCACCCCGGCGCAGGCCCTCTGGCGGGTGTTGCTGCCGCTGGCCCGGCCCCTGCTGGTTACGTGTCTGTTTCAGACATTTCTGCTCGCCTGGTTCGACTTTGGCCTGACGAATTACCTGAGTGTGGGCAAAGTCCGGACGCTGACGGTTCAGGTGTATCTGCTCGTGGGCGAAGCCAACAGTCGTCTGGCAGCCGTGGCCTCGCTGCTGCTGTTGCTACCCCCGGCCTTGCTGCTGTGGCTGAACCAGCGCGCCATTGTCCGGCGGATACCGTAG
- a CDS encoding PadR family transcriptional regulator, giving the protein MEQTNSEFLRGTLKTIVLNLLTSQERMYGYEITQAVKERTQGQLTLTFGALYPILHKLEQEGLLMTESVEVDGRLRKYYSLTPTGSETAQQKVSEFERFVEMMRSLLQSPTLALTK; this is encoded by the coding sequence ATGGAGCAAACAAACAGCGAATTTCTACGCGGCACGCTCAAAACGATCGTACTGAACCTGCTGACCAGCCAGGAGCGCATGTACGGATATGAGATTACACAAGCCGTAAAAGAGCGCACCCAAGGGCAGCTGACGCTCACGTTTGGGGCGCTTTACCCGATTCTGCACAAACTGGAGCAGGAAGGCCTGCTCATGACCGAATCCGTCGAGGTCGACGGTCGCCTGCGCAAATACTACTCGCTTACGCCAACGGGGTCCGAAACGGCCCAGCAAAAAGTATCGGAGTTTGAACGCTTTGTCGAGATGATGCGGTCATTGCTGCAAAGCCCAACGCTCGCCCTAACCAAATAA
- a CDS encoding ABC transporter ATP-binding protein, whose protein sequence is MTRPMLTVTSLAKSFGSTPVLNNISVKLPAGEVLAVLGRSGCGKTTLLKILAGLEAPDSGDVLMDGQSVLSIPPERRQVVYLYQEPLLFPHLNVFENVAFGLRIRHVDNATVTQQVGDMLADLELSDQAHKQPNQLSGGQRQRVSFGRALIIRPRLLLLDEPFGNLDAQTRTTMQELFGRVAQQYGMTALFVTHDTREALTVGTRFGYLDRGVMTTYAAVGDFVADPRTGVHTELAFWESVQLKSAQ, encoded by the coding sequence ATGACCCGGCCCATGCTCACCGTCACTTCCCTTGCCAAATCGTTTGGCTCCACGCCCGTTCTGAACAACATTTCGGTTAAACTGCCAGCGGGGGAGGTACTGGCGGTACTGGGCCGGTCGGGCTGCGGCAAAACGACCCTGCTGAAAATCCTGGCCGGCCTGGAAGCGCCCGATTCGGGTGATGTGCTGATGGATGGTCAGTCGGTGCTGTCGATCCCGCCCGAGCGTCGGCAGGTGGTCTATCTGTACCAGGAGCCATTACTGTTTCCGCACCTGAACGTCTTTGAAAATGTAGCGTTTGGTCTGCGCATCCGCCACGTCGACAACGCGACGGTCACGCAGCAGGTAGGGGATATGCTGGCCGACCTCGAGCTGAGCGATCAGGCTCATAAACAACCTAATCAACTGTCGGGTGGCCAGCGGCAGCGCGTCTCGTTCGGGCGGGCGCTCATCATCCGCCCGCGGCTGCTCCTCCTGGATGAACCTTTTGGCAACCTCGATGCCCAAACGCGGACGACCATGCAGGAGTTGTTCGGCCGGGTGGCGCAACAATACGGGATGACGGCCCTGTTCGTCACCCACGACACCCGCGAAGCCCTGACCGTTGGCACTCGATTTGGCTACCTCGACCGGGGCGTCATGACGACCTATGCTGCCGTTGGTGATTTCGTAGCTGACCCCCGTACCGGTGTCCATACCGAACTAGCCTTCTGGGAGTCGGTACAGTTGAAATCGGCCCAATAA